The window CACCTGTCCTTCTATATGCAGCTTCTTGGGCCATTTTCTCTTGATAATTTCTCTTGATATCTGAATATCTTTTTTATGCAGTGTTGCACTGTTCTTGATACAATGCCAATGCTGATAACTGCATCACAATATCCTTCCACTTGCGATTTTTTGATGGCCATTGATGTGTAACATGGTTAGTCCACCctgcctctcttcctctccccccctttcactTAGGGTCCTTAGCAGTCTAGGTTGTGACAGGCTATTCTGTGGGtgattgacccccctcatgctcctctctgagtgacagcaatggtggtggtgactcagggacCCTGtccttgagccctccccttttGGTTCCTCAGAGGGGAAGTACCAAATTTAGTCAGTTCTCTTCCAACCGAGTGGAGGTGTGGGGCctgtctcttctccctgtgggagagagaggccagcCAGGTCCTCATGGCTGGCTGGCTTGCTGGcttgctggctggctggctggctcagCAATATCTAAGGCTTCACACAAGGAGTGCCAGCACCATCTAcaggcctgggatcctctgatGACCCTGCAACCGCTGTAATACCATCGGCTGTAGTGACTGCAATAAAGCCTTTGTTCCTATTTTACACCTGCCTGAATTTAGTCTGTGAGCATGGTGTATGAGAGTGCTTCAGAGGGGACTGCCTCTAAGATCCTTAGAGCCtaatgaagctggaggcgctgaacactgAGTTCAGAACATCagatgacatcaaaagcctgtcctggtctccatatcaccgcagacaactcagctctcctgaaccctcaTAGGTATGCCGCACCACAACACCTCTAGCTGCAACACGTATGTCGTAGAGGGTGCGGGTACATATGCTACAGATGTTTTTGAGGCCATTTTCCCAAGATTGAGATCATAGCAGGTCAACTTTAAATTTTGCAGCATCTGCCTCTGCTACATCAAATGTTGTACAATTGGGCTGGGCCTTCATGCTGTTCCCTGGCTCCCTGCATGCTCCACCAATGCCCCTCTGCCCTGTTCCTCtctcctgctccccctctcctcctaccCTGCACTGAGCACTAAACCCTCCCTACTGCTCTCCTACCCCTCCACTCACTCCTCCATTCCTTACCTCTTGGCCCACCACTCCTCGCACTCCGTCCGATAATCACACACCCAACCTCATTTACCTTAAAAACAGCCAAGTTTCAAACTGTATTATCATTTGGAATACCAGTATACTCAAAGTCAGAGTATATCTGCCAGTgatgaactccagtcctcaaggaccaccaacaggtcaggttttaaggatatccctgcttcagtacagtctttgactgagccactaattgagccacctgtgctgaagcagggatatcattaaaatctgacctgttgttggcccttgaggactggagttactgggtgagggtgggtgacggagagggtgggtgggtgactgggtacttgtggtgtccaacacacacacacacacacacacacacacacacacacacacacacacacacacacacacacacacacacacacacacacacacacacacacacacacacacacacacacacacacactttctctcccatacacactctctcccatacatactctcatacactcactcactctctctcatacatacacacactcacagtggaGTAGGCAGTGACAGATATCACCCCGCTCCCACCActgctccgctcccccccccctgggcaGGCAGCCACAGGAACCGGGGCAGAGGGGGACACACCGCGCCCACACGCTtcacccgcttccccccccccttggcgGCCGGACCCCCCCCAACCACCTCCCGCCAcaggcagccagccagccacgggaactggggcagaagggggacacactgttcacccgctccccccccccctggcggccacacattcccccccccccaccatctcccgTCCTGGGCAGGCAGCCacggggatcggggcagaagggggacaccacacagcgccagatcgggagcgagcacgcGTCACTGGgaggctcatgaatattcatgagcatttcACTCACACTGAAACAGGGGGCGTTTAGCAGATACCAACTCGTAATGACGTCACCAATCTTCACTGATCAATCAAACGAGAACGGATTGACCTGCACCTTTGATCTTCAGAAGGTAAGTTGGTATTACACACAtttaactattgaagtaaaaaaaacaacacttaaaaaaaaacggcagcttgaactgcagctttaaggatgttctgtcaccatttattgttttcagttaagaaaCATGCCCTATAAATTTAGTGCGTGTATTAATGGCCCGTGATTGTTTTCATGCAGGAAGAGGAGGAAGCAGGTTCTCAGAGGAGAAGCTCCAGAGTATAATTGGATCAGACCCACCGGAAGATCCTCAGTAAACTCCAGATCCGACAAATATAAACTAAAAATGCCGTACTCTGAAACGGGATAATGATCCCAGAGAATACTGTGTGCCCCCAACAAGGGTCCACCTAAGATAGGGCATTATTGAAGTGATGCAGAAGATTCCCAATCTACccaatactaagggaaacaagcagaagtacctccccagcgtatgAGTGAgcgctaccaggggaagaagcacagagtaaccatattgtttGACACCAGTGTTCTTTGGCGAGCATTGTAAACGGCTGTGAATAAAGCTTTTGTTTGTACTGGAAATGTTCCTGGCGCtcatccttattctatctgcatatctacgCCCAGCCTGCATGAACCCTGAAAAGTTAGGAGAGACTGTGCACAGCCATgtatactatgtgtgtgtgtatatatatatatatatatatatatatatatatatatatatatatatatatatacatacatacatacatacatacatacatacatacatacatacatacatacatacatatatatatatatatatatatatatatatatatatatatatgtagccatgcataataatgactgcgtacatcttccctgttggcagtaagtcctggtaagtacaggcctgccaacagtagttatggaggttttccctcacaccctggtgtggtgccctgtgtaaggaagggagtggctgtatgctctgagtccctggatagtgacatcagagatgcgcctgccccctgaggtataaagggcacagcactgtcagttagttgtTGTTGGCCAGCAGTTgcgtgaagcagctggtaaaatgtatgctcctgcataagggattggaggaatacttttgtgaccctagtgctgtaactagcggtagcagagtgaccaatcaagtctgtctaagccacactgtgtccagggacctggcgcaggggtgatatccctaggagaaagggaatcccacttcaatacgggagggcgtacctggcaaagggacagcacgacgaGATGTGcagctagagccggcagctgcatggggcagtctgctacatcccaaaccACAATAAAGATGtcatgttcaaagatacccccgctgtgtgagtgtgagattactctgcagtggcagtcaccaccgagaaggagttcctcaccaggaccatctccctgcggaagcatagatcctgatgaggtggaggcgctgcacatgaagtaagttggactcgtaaccactacctcagcgaCCTGTCCTGcttcctctataacaccaagcgggagactcaggagtcctgttactagcaggtgcaccaccacacacgaccttgtaatggggaccggttagaccacacgggccaatgtgagattgggtgggtcagacaaagggggtccagccgttacatatatatatatatatatatatatatatatatatatatatatatatatatatatatatatatatatatatatatatatatatatatatatatatatatatatatatattggtttgtTATTGCCTGTGAGATAACGTTTCACAAATCTCTTAAAAATTTGGTCATGGTTGTATTCATTATTTTCAGCACATTTATACTTTTACTAGTTTATACTGTTAATAGTCAGGTGTCATTGCTCTAACACCAATTACATGGGATGTGAGCTCCAAAATTGATTTTAACATGTACATAGtcaaaagtatgtatgtatgtactgtatgtatatctctatttacatagtgccattaatgtacatagcgcttcatagcagtaatacacgtgacataatcatataaataacaaataatacaaataacacctaATGGAAAGAAttacttcagacattaaagtgatatttaggaaaaggagtacctgctccaaagagcttacaatctaatttatggcTATGGACGCAGGAAAACTCAGCCACATAATATGCTACATCCATCAAAATATCCCAGTGACTCTAAGACTAAGAGAACAATATAGAGATTAATTGATGATTAAGGACTATATAATGGGTTTTAGAACAATATTGTAATTTATAACTTATATAGGGTAAATATGAAGGGAATTCATTATTATTAGCTTTATTGTAAGCTCCCACGGTATTGCCCTACAGACATTTCCAACACACACAAAGAAAAGCATAATAACAAGTTAATATGTATTGTTTATTGAACAAAATTAATTAACATACAAATATATCATACAGAATAATATCAGTGTCGCCAGTATGTTTAGTCTCCAGTGCAGATTGTTAACAGTTAAGTAAACCTTTGATTATTAACAAAAAACATTAGTTTACTGATTAAtgtgtagttgccctggggagggttataaggggggctgggggggtaTTATTATTGAATATATCTGAATTCAGTAGCAATATTATACAAGAGTTAATTGATCTAAGAAATTACTTTGGAGCCTAGTTCAATATCTAGACCTGTGGTGATATGTATATATTAAGATTTTATCTGTACACCTCCTTTCATCTGTTTGTAGTGTAATTCATAGTTTTGTTTTATGATGTTGCCATTACTGATGTTAACCTATTGCTCCGTTCATATAAGGCAATTCATTTTTTTCAGTAACCATGGGGTTAATCAAACAATACAGCAAGGTATATGCGAAGGCTTAACAGACCGATCTGGCAAGAATCCCTGAGGAAGCGACCAATAGAAGTTGCGAAACGTATTGGGTGGAGCCTCAATACGTAGGAATACGTTTGGTGAAAAATCGGTGACGTTATCTGGGGAGGAGAGGCACGAGACGCGGCCGTGAggtaagagaggagagggacgctcaCAGGTCGAGTCCCGCATATTGCTGACGGCGATACATTTGAAAAGCACAAAAGACATGGGAATTCGTGAGTGTAACTCCGAGTGCTATGTGTGCATAATAAATATGTAAAAGTttttaaactatatatatataaatgtaggggtgtgtgtgttaggcACCTTATGCTGTTGCAGTGCGTGCCCGGAGAGAGTGGGgtaggttccgcggcggcccgacagtatagggcgccgccatgtttattgcgcaaCATTCAGAGGGCACTGGCAGAGcagagaggttgcgcatgcgcaatgcaagcgcgcgaacgacgggccaataagggaaaggctccgttggtgtactacaactcccatgagctctagcACAGTCACCTGATGTCTGGGAACCAATCAGAGGGTTGGAATGACGGGGGGAGGAAttggaagcgtgggggagagaccacgctaggcagaggggaaccggagggcaaaggaagaggtagtgtgggtgcagggggtccgtgacctgcCTGCATAGGACAGATCTTCCCCGCAGGTCCTAGTAGTATCCCTGAGCCACCGTAGAGAGTGAGTTGcagcagggacgccctatagtggtagcgTTATTCCCTTACTGAGTAACAGTTAGGGACAAAGTGCAGAGTTGCGGTTGTTGCAGtaatctgggaccagacggctggacactgCGACATCAGGAATCAAAGCGTTGGAACGACGCATCCTTTTCGAAGCTGtcaccggtcaccgcagtgaccggaaggtatttacaagtgcaccaacaccggtcaacaggcgctgatcccgccttagggaacacttttTGGTGACACTAGTGGAGtgaccaaaggactgagcctatacaaatacattaaagtacatggacacggtgtggtggcacgcggtgacgggacagagacattactcaataggagcgtggccgagccactaacgttataaggacattatcaGTTATCAGTGTGTTATGTATGGTTGCCAATGCTAAGTGCTAAGATAAGTGATAAGGTATTAGTGATTATAGTAAAGTCCGTTCAAGCATATGTGTGTGGatatatttcttgcccaggggaatcttacatgatggggatcctgggtaagtggaggcgctgccgctAATataaagtgttaccccaggctcccagctagcggaggctcagatctcctggagccacaggtgtatgcagtacccgtagtctctttagagtatcagaaagagggctacatatatatactctcTTTTTGTTTATGGAGAGTATGGTGAGGTCCGTTATCAAGAGCTAAAGTGACCCAACCGATAGAGGGAAGCTGATTTTGCTGCAAGATTTTATTCTTACGTGCTAAAGGTAGATAAAGTATAAGTGTGCACTTAGGAGATTGTGTATATAATCACATTGGTGAATAGACATACAGTACTACACCATGGTTTTCCTTTAGTTTTGTTGTCTATTCCGTGATGCGGTGGTGTTCCTGACAGATCTCCATGCAGTTGTTTCTGGTTAAAAGAATCTATAGATGGATGTCTGATCTAAAGAACAACGGAGCCATTTTTCCATATTCATTTATTCAACGAGCTCTGCACCAAGAAGAACCATCGTTGTTAAGTGTATAACTTTGGGTTTTGAGAGAACCAAGCATATATAGAGACTTCCGTCACCGACTTTATTGCAATATTCACGGcataccattattattattattatatcagaaGTGTCACTGGGTGATCACATATCAGATTCCAATAAGTAGGAAAAGCGCTGATTGCATGTTGGTTCTTTTTTGTTATTGCATGGCGATGCTTTACTAGCCGCGGGTGAACAAGGGAGGTAGGAAGTGTCGTTTTAAATTGATATGACCCCTTTTGTGGTAAGATAGTCATGGAAACTTATGACTAGTTGACCACTTGGGCTACGAAGGGGTAAATATGTATTGTAAAGTATTTTAAATACTATTTTATCATCCATCTCCGGTTGGTTTAGCTTatattgcctatgtatataatgtccaaagagcaatccaagcgtgcaaataatttttttttttaacatactgtagtaaGAGATCTCCTGATCTGAAACCCCAttatttcagcttcggggaccaaCTGCTTACACAGATACTCCAaagtgggtgccggtatcgcgtgtaagtttaaagctcccgcgttacgtgagccaataggaagccgcacagaTAACATCATTGACCCGCACAGCACGAGCGTTTTGAAAAACCGTCATGATGTAATCCCTGCTAGCCGTGCAGTgcgaataccggcaccccctatggaggtaggtATCTCTGCAAGCAgtgggttcctggagctgaaatcgaTGGCGTTCAgctcagagactccctgcttcaatcctgtgtaaaaaaaaacgcTAAAAATAATCACCCGCGTGGATTGCAACTTTGATGTAGGTTGAAGAATAAGAGTGGGTTCCGTATGCATTGCCATTcctaaaaaaacattcatggtaTTTCAGGTTGAAATGTTATTTCCAAATGTAATATTCTCTCGTGATTTTCCTAGCTGTCGTACATTATGAGGAAAAAATAATTCTACAAATGCAAATAGCATGATTTCTTAACTAATGTGTATTGAATGAATGACAAAAGCCCAGACCGATAAAACTCCATCAAATGACTTATTGTGACGTTAACCGAACCACGGACACATTTACGTCAAGTCATGTTTTCTTCTGAAAAGAGCATAGCATTAACTGTAATGGCCAATAGTGCTAATGACATGCGCGTCATATGCAAATCAGGTAACAGCGCGTATACACACAAGTGCGTTAAGGTTAAATCTGGGACGTAACGTTTTATTAGTTGGGGCATACCTAAACTTGCAcatactcacatccagaccctgaaataggggttTTATAGGGTTTGGACAGGTATAATGCCACAGTTAGGCATGACTTAACCGAGGGATGCGCACACTTTCCCCTGTGCGCACCCCTGCGTGCGCTGCGGCTCGCATGTTCCCCCCcatgggttaccatgacgacgcatcGCTGGAATGTAAGGTAAGTGTGTTCGTGgcctcccggcatttaatttaaatgcctggggggagagcgtgggacctctaaaCTGCCGTGCCCCCTCAGAACATCTTGCGCCTCTCTGCCTTATGTTCCCCGGTGCTCGCACCCCCTCCTTCGCTaagtgcagcgtcaaatgatgcgtggggtcatgtgacatcacgctacatgaccccgcagcgtcaatttacgccgcgttgccatggagacgcatccAGACGCCGTCTGAATCTCCGTAAGttgtggttgcagaggcctcacatgaTGCCacagcatttaattttaatgccttggagaagagtgcggggcctctgcaaccgcccccgccccccccagaaaaaccttgcgcccccccagtttgcacacccctgagttAACAACAGTGGTATTTCCAGCGTTATttctttctcctctctttctcaactTGAGTTAAAATCGATTTCGGGTTCTGTAATGCTATGAAATACTtcttgtcacgttattggaagataatgcaATGTTATGCTGTATTAGCATGACATGAAGCCTACTTGCATGCTAAGGAGATTTAGAACAACATTCACATATAAAATTATCTTTAGGATTTGCGTTAACCTCAAGTAACATAACGCCCGTTCTTAAATTTGGTGATGTCCCGTTACAAGccctgacttaacagagctttgctGATTTGGGCCTTATTGGTCGAATTCCTCTGCAAAATGCACCTCCTGTTGTATGGCATCTTAATTTATCGGGATTGGGTTTGTGATCGGCAGCATTAGATCTTATTGAATAAGACCATAAATCCATTGACACTCTAAGGGCACAGAAAGGGTCACTATCTTTCTGCATCTGTCATTATACAACATACTGGATGTGGCTCTGTATAATACTCTATCCACTATTTTTAGACTATGtcaagcaaataaaaataacacttgtgagcacattcacatgtctccgaccctgcctttccccattatcttttagcatataatgcttccactgcaatAGTATAAAGTAACCTACTGTGTGTACTGGATTGGAGGACTGAGTCAGGTATTAACACAAGTTGTCGTCTTCTAATATTGTGCAATAACCAAAGTCCAAAGTTTGAGCcagagtgcttccactgcagccaggggattctgggtaatgacatgcaatggAGCACTCGCAGTGTGTCACTattttcttgtccattttaacatgaacccctataagcttatgcctgccatattacacagcttgtTCGACACAGCCCgggttaaagtgcatagccagtaaacgtACTTGCAGACAGCTGTCTGAGATGCAAATgtgcccacaagtggtatttttgctggttgtacactgtacagtagagggtttttgtcacttttttacttgcCATATTATAACTTATTTTATGTTTAAGCTTTTGGGATCGAATGATTCAGCCATAGGATATAGAAACACAAAGTGATTTACAGATTGTTTTGCGTTGAAAACCATTCTGAAACAGTGCTGATGAGTACGTTCAATTGTTTAATTAAAGTTAATATTGGTTTCAGGAGTTAAAGTGAAATTGTTCATCTCGGCTAATTCCAAAGGTGGATCCACAGCAGTGTACTTGATCTGAAATCCTCCTGCAGTTATGGAGCCGTCTGACAAAAACTTTAAAGTCATGACATTTCctggaacaaaaaaacaaaaacgtaaatatgcaaagaAAGTAATATCCTTATAATTATGTTTGAGTGCGTCTGGGAAGGGGCACCTCGCATCATATCACAGACCACTATTTGGGAGGTAACCACAGTTCAATAGGAGCTTGGGAAAAATAATGATGAAATCAATCGCCATATGTATCGTGTTTCACACATCCTACCACTTGGAGAAGTTTCTTATGTGGCTCCAAGGAAACGATCGTTTGAGCATCTTACAAGCTTCGGTAGCTAGTGATCCAGCAACTGGCAATCTCTTTCCCCTTTTTCAATACTAGAACTGTTCACGGGAATGtgatattttttctgttttattcTTCAGGATCTATATCAAAGTATCATTTTATTCTTTACCAGTTCAGGAGGTGTGGAGGTCCCTAACAAAACACCACATATGCAATACAAGCAGCAATCTCCTTAAATAACccccatgttttctttttcaaagcTTATCTGAACCAGGGATCCACCGGAACTGCTCCTTGGCCCCAAGAAGTCCAAAGACCCTGTGGCTCCTGAGATATCTGCAGTGTTTTTGTGCCAGTGTTTGGCACAAAAAAAACCTACAAACATGGCCGCCGTGTCACCATTATGTTACAATGTCAATTTTGCAGCTTTCTCTCCGATGCCTCGTATTGAACATGACAACTGCACGGAAGATATTTTCTCTCCAGGAGGAAACATTCTTCCCCCATAAACAAAAGGAgtatgttattatatatatatatgtgtgtgtgtgtgtgtgtgtgtgtgtgtgtgtgtgtgtgtgtgtgtgtgtgtgtgtgtgtgtgtgtgtgtacacacatgcacacatatacacacatattactGGAATGTATTTTCATTCCTATACTTTATAAAGCTGCTAAGCATTGTATTTTACAAATAATAGAATCTGTGGACTCCTGCATTATGGTTACCTGTACTAATAATGTCATCAGGAAGCTCGTCACCGCAGTACCTGAAATTCAAGACGGAAGACAAATACTGAAAACAGATGTGAAAATATGTTTAGATTTgttttctaaaagtatataaacCTTCATGTATTACTGTGTATACTGCGGTTAATACAACTCATTACAGCATTATCTTAGAACAGTGGGGGGCAGGGCAGCTAACAGGGGGGGGGATAGCTGGGACAAATGTTCTGGGTCCAGTGGCTACCGGGGGCCCGGCCGGAGGTCAGGCTCTACTTCTGCGTCTGCCAGGCCTCTGTTGGCTGCTGGGCcacagctctccccagctgcagtcACCTTCACCCCACGTCCCTCCCCTGCGTGTGCTGCTCGTAGGCgaaagtcgggcccaacttctgcatcagTTCGCGGGATTgtaaagtgtgtatgtgtgttgattATGTGAGAGGACGTGGCATTGagtgaaagaggaggagggggagagtgagtgagatagggggtgtaagagagggtgaggtggaggagtgagagagaagagtgagggggggagggatggagtgATAGGGGGCGTAAGCAAGAAtgggatgggggaaagagagtaagagagggaggggggagtgagagtacGAGGAAGGGGAAAAGTGAGTGAGCAAGAGAGTGGGAGGGGTGTAATAGAGGGGAGAGGTATAGAGGTAGAGTGGGTATgtaagagggaaggggagagttgggagtgtaagggggaggaaCAGTGAGGGGGtactgagagacagagggtgagaagTGTGATGAGTGGGAGAGAAATAtggggtgagtgtgagatgggggagagaaacagaggggGTGAGAGCGCGGCCGATGTGTGTGAGAGGTGGTTGTAAGATAAAGAGGGGGGCTCGCAAGGCAGCTGACGCTTGGGGTCCCAGTGGAATCTCTTAGTCCTGAAAGCTATCGGCGGCCCTAGTGAGGGGGAACAAGATTCCACAGGAAATAAGAATCATTATTACCTTCCCACAAATCCGTGGAGATCGTCATAGCTATCATATACTTCAAAGTAGTCAGACAGACAGTCAGTGTCATCTTCAACATCAAAATCCAGAAACTGCAAGTAAATACGCTGGCCAAAGTTCAGTCTTATATGCCAAGAGCAGATTTGTTCATTTTCATATTCATCCGGGTAACCCGGGGACTTAATGATTCTCTCTTGATCTGTCAGTACTCCACCACATTCCTTTGctaaaatacacacagaaataatCCAATCCTATTAAAATGCAAGATCATACAAATGTACCACATGGGGGATTTTAATTGAAGTACATGTTTgtaaatggatgagaagtaaactCACGttgctcatttgcaagtcattacccagaatccacggctgcagtggaagcactgtttgctaagcgataataggggaagacagggttgcagacctgtctgagacatgcaaatgcacctcaagtggtatttttatttgctgcatatTGTGTCCGAatgcttctcaaattaaaattgTGTTAATATACAAAACTTGTAAGGTAGACATTTGAAAACACCATCGATTGCAATAACACATATTTCCGAGTCAACGTATTTATACAAGGAACTGTGCCAAAAGTCACACCTGGCTGTTTTGCCACTAGGAGCGATAATACCTGCTCATAAGGACAATATTTTCTTATCCGATAGCTAGGGATTTTGTTTTTCAgtgtttcttttttctattttgtaAAATAAGTGTTTAATGGTTTTGTTTTCCGtttaaatttaatttaaaaaaaagtgtttatcaGTGTTAACAATGAGAAATAAATGGAGACATTTGAATTTGGCATATATCACTGCAGTTTTTATCCCCTTGTGTTGTTTTTGTTTCCTACCTATGACTAAGCTGTTTACAAGAGTTGGAATTCAGTAGGAAATAAAGCATCATTTCTGTTTTTTTACTGCATTTCAGCAGAGGTGCCAGATGATAGGTCACTGATATTTTTCCAGTGTTCTATTTTTTGTTTAAACCCAACACTGGAATCCCTACACATAGGGGCCTAGGATATTAGCCTTCATAAAACATCTCGCTGGGCCTCTTACGCTgccagttttgtcagtgtagttatcacagtattcagaaagactctgaagacCTGCGATAGCTAAATGACCAAACTGGCGAGGAGCAGCGATGTCatttcgcctctctcaaaagttaAAACCCGTGGATCTGCAGCGATATGGGCTGGCCAACTGCATatagagccgtctctccctgcaaatatctcgccagcgattgtagggttttaataaaaatatgtaatactattgtatgtgagcagggggtctccggagcagaaccgcgttgatttcaggtccgggaacctcctgcttcccgagatacaggccccgttatgggaaaGTAcggaaaggtgtcttatggcacagCACTGCTTAGTAAGTATGGCACTGACTTGTTGAATGGCATGCAGTACAAATGATTGACATAGAACAGGGGTCTCTAAACTTAGTCCTCAAGGGCTCCCAACACGCTGGCTTTTATGAATatctctgtttcagcacaggtggctcaagtcaAAGACCtgaggtcaaagactgagccactgattaataataataataatagcatgttcttgtatagcgctgctagttttatgaaaaactgtacataataccgcactCCTCCCTATAGATGTTTGCTGCAgataaaaagataggccttaacatatagaaaaacaaaaagaacgattcctgcgctcctaccaattaggctaagataaaataataatctcatgaaaaagggtattttgttaaaccctttggccaaagcatttgtaagcctttatatatatatatatgctgctagttttatgtagtgctttacagagaca is drawn from Ascaphus truei isolate aAscTru1 chromosome 7, aAscTru1.hap1, whole genome shotgun sequence and contains these coding sequences:
- the TNFAIP6 gene encoding tumor necrosis factor-inducible gene 6 protein, translating into MKIMIFLVFLGVLQLDEISGWGFKNGVLHNSIWLEQAAGVYHRESRNGKYQLTYREAKAVCEYEGGHLATYEQLEAAQKIGFHVCASGWLNRGRVGYPIVKPTFNCGFGKTGIIDYGFRLNKSERWDVYCYNPHAKECGGVLTDQERIIKSPGYPDEYENEQICSWHIRLNFGQRIYLQFLDFDVEDDTDCLSDYFEVYDSYDDLHGFVGRYCGDELPDDIISTGNVMTLKFLSDGSITAGGFQIKYTAVDPPLELAEMNNFTLTPETNINFN